In Streptomyces sp. NBC_00683, the DNA window GCACCGGGGCCACCGGGGAACGCCGAACGTGAATCCGACGGGACGACCGGGATGCCGCTGGTGAGCGTGTCACCGGAGACATGGCCGGCGGAGCCGGGAGCGGGGGCCGCGGCCTGCGGCGTCAGGATCGCCGTGTCGTCGGACATCCGGGGCGGTACGCCGCCGGGGCCACCCGGGCCGGACGGGCCACCGGGACCGAAGGGGCCGCCGGGACCACCCGGACCACCGGGACCGAGCGGACCGCCGGGGCCGCCCTGGGACGGACCGCCAGGCCTGGGGCCCGCCGGACCGCCGGGGCCCGCGGGGCCGCCCATGCCGGGCATGCCGTCGAGGTTCGGCGTCAGGGACGAACTGCCCGTGACCGGACCGTTGGTCGGACCGGACGGACCCGGTGTGCGCACCCCGAGATTCGGCGTGGGGCGGGAACCACCGGGGATGTCCGCGTCGATGTCGTCCAGGGCGCTGCGCCCGGGGCGCGGGGCGCCAGGCTGCGGACCGTCCGAGAAGTACGGCGGTTCGGCGCGGGGCGGTGTAGGCGCCGAGCCCTGCCCGCCGCCCTGTCCGCCGCCCGTGGAGGACGGCCCGGCAGGGGGCCCGGAAGGGCCGGGGGCCGCTGCGCCGGGCGCAGGCGCCGGGTTCTTGCGCGGCGCGAACCAGTCGCTGCCGCTCTTCTCCCTGGCCGGCTTCTCGGCGGACGCCTCGGCGGCCTGGCCGTCCCGGGCTTCCGGGCCGGAACCGCCGCGCTCGCCGGCGCCCGCCGCGGCACCGGACGACGGCGCGGGCGCGCCGGGCCTCGGTGTGCTGCCCGTGCGCTCGGCGTCCGGACGGCCGCCGGAGGTGCCGGTGTCACTCATCGGCGTACGCACGACGACAGGCGGGATCGGACGCGAACCCGGGATGTTGATCCGGATGCGCGTCGTCAGCGTCGTCTCGGTTCTGGGCTCCTCGGGCCGAGGCGGATCCACAGGCTCCGGAGTCTCCTCCGGCCCGTCCTGAGACGGGTGCAGCGACGGATACTGGCGTGATCCGTACGGCGGCGTACCCGACGGGTACGCGGCTCCGCCGCGCCCCTGGGGCCCGGAGGACGAACTGTCAGTTTCACGACTCAAAGCAGGTTCTCCCGATTGGCTCCGCCGCCCGTACTTCCCCCATGCCGCAGGCCAGGGGACGGCTCGGCGCGCGCACCACCATACTGGCCGCCGCCGACAGACTCTCCGCCCGCGGGGAAAACAAGGATGCACCCGTCACCGTGGAGGGGGGCAATCCGGGAGCGGATGTGGCACATCACGTGCCCGGTCGGCCGGTGTTGGTGGCCGAATAAGGCAGCCGCGACATGGTGGCACACATCACAGCGACACCCATGCCGCCGAGCATGAAGAGCGTCAGACCGATCTCGTCACCGAAGACGTAGTCGCCCTCGGGACGGCCGCTGAGCAGGACGACGACGGCGATGAACCAACCCACCGCCGGTGCCAGCGCACCGAGCTGGGTCCGGGCGAGCACCCGGCCCCCGTGGAACAGTCCGGCCGACGCGGCGAGCGCGAGCAGCAACCCTCCTGGGAACAGGCCCGCTTGGACGAGTGCGCCCGCAAGCCCGACGACGGCGCCCAGCACCGCGAGACCGACGTACAGGGCGATCCGTGCGGGGTTGAGGGGTGCGGCGAGACCGGTCTGCTCAGGGCCTCTGGGCGGCGCGTTGGTGCGCGGCGACTGCGATGCGGCCCGCTGTCTCTGCCTGCTGCTCATGCCTGTGCTCCCGGTGCTGCCGCCACGTCCGGCACGCCTGCGAAGAGGTCGTGCTCCCGGGCATCATCGTCCCTGCCGCGGGCCCCGCGCACCAACTGGTAGTACTCGGTGGTGAAAACGGGCTGCCCGAGGTCGTTCGAAAGAGCGAAGAACGGCCCGTCCACGGCGATCTGGGTGGCATGCGCCCTCATCGCCGCGGTCTTCGCGGCGGCGTACGCCGAGCCGTCGATCTCCGCGGTGATCTCCGCGTCGTCCACCACGCCGGGCACGTCGTCGACGGCGGCGATCCCCGGGAAGGCGTCCGGGGCGGCGTCCCGAAGCCGGGCGAAGGCCTCCTCGGCCACGGAGCGCGGCACCCGGTTCCAGTAGATCTTCGCAATCGTGTGCGGGTCACCGGTGCCGTCGCCGTACGCGGGATCCGCGGCCAGTTCGGCCGCGCGCATCGCGACGCGGTGTGCCTGGATGTGGTCGGGGTGGCCGTAGCCGCCGTCGGGGTCGTAGGTGACCAGGACCTGGGGGCGCACGGAGCGGATCACCTCGACGAGGTGCCCGGCCGCGCCGTCCGGGTCCGCGTCCCAGAAGGCGCCGGGCCTGTGGTTCTGCCCGGTGCCCATCATTCCGGAGTCGCGGAAGCGGCCGGGGCCGCCCAGGAAGCGGTGGTCGGTGACCCCGAGCTCCTTCATCGCGGCGGCGAGTTCACCGACGCGGTGGGCGCCCAGGGCGTCGTCACGGTCCGCGGCGAGGTGC includes these proteins:
- the mshB gene encoding N-acetyl-1-D-myo-inositol-2-amino-2-deoxy-alpha-D-glucopyranoside deacetylase; the encoded protein is MKDLPARRLLLVHAHPDDESINNGATMARYAAEGVHVTLVTCTLGEEGEVIPPDLAHLAADRDDALGAHRVGELAAAMKELGVTDHRFLGGPGRFRDSGMMGTGQNHRPGAFWDADPDGAAGHLVEVIRSVRPQVLVTYDPDGGYGHPDHIQAHRVAMRAAELAADPAYGDGTGDPHTIAKIYWNRVPRSVAEEAFARLRDAAPDAFPGIAAVDDVPGVVDDAEITAEIDGSAYAAAKTAAMRAHATQIAVDGPFFALSNDLGQPVFTTEYYQLVRGARGRDDDAREHDLFAGVPDVAAAPGAQA
- a CDS encoding DUF6113 family protein, producing MSSRQRQRAASQSPRTNAPPRGPEQTGLAAPLNPARIALYVGLAVLGAVVGLAGALVQAGLFPGGLLLALAASAGLFHGGRVLARTQLGALAPAVGWFIAVVVLLSGRPEGDYVFGDEIGLTLFMLGGMGVAVMCATMSRLPYSATNTGRPGT